The sequence CCGGGCGACAACGTGAACATGACCGTGGAACTGATTGCGCCGGTGGCGTTGGAAGAAGGGTCGCGCTTCGCTATCCGCGAAGGTGGCCGCACCGTCGGCGCCGGTGTCATCACCAAGATTCTCGAATAAGTCGGGCATGGGGGCATGGCCCTCGGGTCATGCCCCTCATCTGGACTGGAATTGCGGAGAAAAACGTATGGCACAGCAACGTATTCGAATCCGTCTGAAAGCGTACGACCATCGGTTGTTGGATCAGTCGGCGCGTCAGATTGTAGAAACGGCCGAGCGTACAGGCGCGCGCGTCATTGGCCC is a genomic window of Ardenticatena maritima containing:
- a CDS encoding EF-Tu C-terminal domain-related protein, with the protein product PGDNVNMTVELIAPVALEEGSRFAIREGGRTVGAGVITKILE